In Remersonia thermophila strain ATCC 22073 chromosome 3, whole genome shotgun sequence, the following proteins share a genomic window:
- a CDS encoding mitochondrial 54S ribosomal protein bL36m — protein sequence MATLLQALRSSLPTATRSLSLAASMRALSLSAQPIAQQQTRSLSQAILSSTRAPTQRIAAASPANAGTAALQTQQVRGMKVRSAIKKRCEHCKVVRRKANKRGNGYRYVICSANPRHKQRQG from the exons ATGGCGACGCTCCTCCAAGCCCTccgctcctccctcccgaccgccaccaggtccctctccctcgccgcctccatgcgcgccctctccctctccgcccaGCCGATCGCCCAGCAGCAAACTCGCAGCCTGTCTCAGGCCATCCTTTCCTCCACGAGGGCACCCACCCAGAGGATCGCCGCGGCATCACCAGCCAATGCCGGCACCGCGGCCCTTCAGACGCAGCAGGTCCGTGGGATGAAGGTGCGGAGCGCGATCAAGAAGCGGTGCGAGCATTGCAAG GTCGTCCGGCGCAAGGCGAACAAGCGGGGCAACGGTTACCGCTACGTGATATGCTCGGCCAACCCGAGGCATAAGCAGCGCCAGGGCTGA